In one window of Dromaius novaehollandiae isolate bDroNov1 chromosome W, bDroNov1.hap1, whole genome shotgun sequence DNA:
- the LOC112978772 gene encoding spindlin-Z isoform X1 translates to MKTPFGKSPGQRSRADAGHAGVSASMMKKRTSHKKHRNNVGPSKPISQPRRNIVGCRIQHGWKEGSGPVTQWKGTVLDQVPVNPSLYLIKYDGFDCVYGLELHKDERVSALEVLPDRVASSRISDAHLADTMIGKAVEHMFETEDGSKDEWRGMVLARAPIMNTWFYITYEKDPVLYMYQLLDDYKEGDLRIMPDSNDSPPAEREPGEVVDSLVGKQVEYAKEDGSKRTGMVIHQVEAKPSVYFIKFDDDFHIYVYDLVKTS, encoded by the exons GTCATGCAGGAGTCTCTGCCAGCATGATGAAGAAACGAACTTCCCACAA AAAGCATAGAAACAATGTGGGACCAAGCAAACCTATTTCTCAGCCGCGAAGAAACATTGTAGGCTGCAGAATACAGCATGGATGGAAAGAAGGGAGTGGACCTGTAACACAGTGGAAGGGCACAGTTCTTGATCAAGTTCCTGTAAATCCCTCTCTCTATCTTATAAAGTATGATGGATTTGATTGTGTGTATGGACTAGAACTGCACAAAGATGAAAGAGTTTCAGCACTTGAAGTCCTTCCAGACAGAGTTg CTTCATCTCGAATTAGTGATGCCCACCTGGCAGACACAATGATTGGCAAAGCTGTGGAACATATGTTTGAGACAGAGGATGGCTCAAAAGATGAATGGAGGGGGATGGTCTTGGCTCGAGCTCCTATTATGAACACATGGTTTTATATTACCTACGAGAAAGATCCTGTCTTGTACATGTACCAACTCTTAGATGATTATAAAGAAGGTGACCTTCGCATTATGCCTGATTCCA ATGATTCACCTCCTGCAGAACGGGAACCAGGTGAAGTTGTGGACAGCCTGGTAGGCAAACAAGTGGAATATGCCAAAGAAGATGGCTCAAAAAGGACTGGCATGGTCATTCATCAAGTTGAAGCCAAACCATCTGTCTATTTCATCAAGTTTGATGATGATTTCCATATTTATGTCTACGATTTGGTGAAGACATCCTAG
- the LOC112978772 gene encoding spindlin-W isoform X2: MMGRLSEWYETVRWLPGLLIRTAADAHPRESFSASCKKEAENTEEGQKVKHRNNVGPSKPISQPRRNIVGCRIQHGWKEGSGPVTQWKGTVLDQVPVNPSLYLIKYDGFDCVYGLELHKDERVSALEVLPDRVASSRISDAHLADTMIGKAVEHMFETEDGSKDEWRGMVLARAPIMNTWFYITYEKDPVLYMYQLLDDYKEGDLRIMPDSNDSPPAEREPGEVVDSLVGKQVEYAKEDGSKRTGMVIHQVEAKPSVYFIKFDDDFHIYVYDLVKTS, translated from the exons ATGATGGGAAGACTATCAGAG TGGTATGAAACTGTCAGATGGCTCCCGGGACTGCTCATCAGAACAGCAGCAGATGCTCACCCGAGGGAATCCTTCAGTGCAAGTtgcaaaaaggaagcagaaaataccgaggaagggcaaaaagt AAAGCATAGAAACAATGTGGGACCAAGCAAACCTATTTCTCAGCCGCGAAGAAACATTGTAGGCTGCAGAATACAGCATGGATGGAAAGAAGGGAGTGGACCTGTAACACAGTGGAAGGGCACAGTTCTTGATCAAGTTCCTGTAAATCCCTCTCTCTATCTTATAAAGTATGATGGATTTGATTGTGTGTATGGACTAGAACTGCACAAAGATGAAAGAGTTTCAGCACTTGAAGTCCTTCCAGACAGAGTTg CTTCATCTCGAATTAGTGATGCCCACCTGGCAGACACAATGATTGGCAAAGCTGTGGAACATATGTTTGAGACAGAGGATGGCTCAAAAGATGAATGGAGGGGGATGGTCTTGGCTCGAGCTCCTATTATGAACACATGGTTTTATATTACCTACGAGAAAGATCCTGTCTTGTACATGTACCAACTCTTAGATGATTATAAAGAAGGTGACCTTCGCATTATGCCTGATTCCA ATGATTCACCTCCTGCAGAACGGGAACCAGGTGAAGTTGTGGACAGCCTGGTAGGCAAACAAGTGGAATATGCCAAAGAAGATGGCTCAAAAAGGACTGGCATGGTCATTCATCAAGTTGAAGCCAAACCATCTGTCTATTTCATCAAGTTTGATGATGATTTCCATATTTATGTCTACGATTTGGTGAAGACATCCTAG